One window from the genome of Salvia miltiorrhiza cultivar Shanhuang (shh) chromosome 7, IMPLAD_Smil_shh, whole genome shotgun sequence encodes:
- the LOC130995276 gene encoding adenine phosphoribosyltransferase 5-like, whose product MFAAENGLKGDPRLEAISEAIRVIPHFPKPGIMFQDITPLFLNHKVFKDTVDIFVERYKDMGISVVAGIEARGFMFAPCVALAIGAKFVPLRKRGKLPGKVISEAYELEYGKDCLEMHVGAVQQGEKAVVIDDLVATGGTLSAAIKLLECMGAEVVECACVIGVPELIKDQNRLNGKALYMLVEPSEVEGCC is encoded by the exons ATGTTTGCGGCAGAGAATGGGTTGAAGGGAGACCCCAGACTTGAGGCAATTTCTGAGGCAATTAGAGTGATACCCCATTTCCCAAAACCAG GTATAATGTTCCAAGATATAACCCCTTTGTTTCTCAACCACAAAGTTTTCAAAGACACAGTGGACATTTTTGTCGAGAGATACAAAGACATGGGCATTTCTGTTGTTGCAG GAATTGAAGCAAGAGGGTTTATGTTTGCTCCTTGTGTTGCCTTGGCTATTGGTGCCAAGTTTGTTCCACTACGAAAACGTGGGAAATTGCCTG GCAAAGTAATATCCGAAGCCTATGAGCTGGAATATGGCAAGGACTGCCTAGAGATGCATGTTGGTGCTGTACAACAAGGGGAGAAGGCCGTGGTGATTGATGATCTTGTTGCTACTGGCGGCACCCTTTCCGCAGCTATCAAACTTTTAG AATGCATGGGGGCTGAAGTGGTGGAATGTGCTTGTGTTATCGGAGTGCCCGAGCTCATCAAG gACCAGAACAGGCTAAATGGAAAGGCACTTTACATGCTTGTGGAGCCAAGTGAAGTAGAAGGGTGTTGCTGA
- the LOC130995271 gene encoding uncharacterized protein LOC130995271: protein MASSSSFSFNIPAMRLRNTLDSVNQSYRSMSRENKQEFCRFTNAIFKSSNLNYRIWTQDDGSFRLGSRPSEDTRSDAVNFQDREERQSEREMDRDEDNTESDATNFQVTEEGRGRGRGRGLLPPPAPPPQAQIGADIQRRIDRQNQNRNQRAIDRVAKRVQPQPEQHNVEAEPPPGPQPEDEQHNEEEEPQNLLLDNVDNENLGPHDLSPENLGPQNLLTAGDGEREEQAVDNENLGPHDLSPENLGPQNLLTVGDEDEDDMPADNLNSEDEDDDNLNLEDDLIRLFSLWLI, encoded by the coding sequence ATGGCTTCATCGTCTTCATTCTCATTTAATATCCCCGCAATGCGTTTGCGGAATACTTTAGATAGTGTTAATCAGTCTTACCGAAGTATGAGCCGTGAAAACAAACAGGAGTTTTGTCGTTTTACTAACGCAATTTTCAAATCTAGCAATTTGAATTATAGGATTTGGACGCAAGATGATGGTAGTTTTCGCTTAGGCAGCCGTCCTAGTGAAGACACTCGGTCTGATGCCGTCAATTTTCAAGACAGGGAGGAGCGGCAGAGTGAGAGGGAGATGGATCGTGATGAAGACAACACTGAGTCTGATGCGACCAATTTTCAGGTAACGGAggaggggagggggagggggagagGGAGAGGCCTCCTGCCTCCGCCGGCGCCTCCACCTCAGGCTCAGATTGGGGCTGACATCCAAAGGAGGATTGATAGGCAAAATCAAAACCGGAACCAAAGGGCTATTGACAGGGTGGCGAAGCGTGTGCAGCCTCAGCCTGAGCAGCACAATGTGGAGGCTGAGCCTCCGCCTGGGCCTCAGCCCGAGGATGAGCAGCACAATGAGGAGGAGGAGCCTCAGAATTTGTTGCTGGATAATGTGGATAATGAGAATTTGGGGCCTCATGATCTGTCGCCTGAGAATTTGGGGCCTCAGAATTTGTTGACTGCGGGGGATGGGGAGAGGGAGGAGCAGGCTGTGGATAATGAGAATTTGGGGCCTCATGATCTGTCGCCTGAGAATTTGGGGCCTCAGAATTTGTTGACTGTGggggatgaggatgaggatgatatGCCGGCTGATAATCTgaattcggaggatgaagacGATGATAATCTGAATTTAGAGGATGATCTGATCCGCCTATTCAGCCTGTGGTTAATCTGA
- the LOC130995272 gene encoding ATP synthase subunit b', chloroplastic, which yields MANMIMASSRALITASISTPKLKPQQSQPQSLPKISLPNKAQHLLSAAAAAATLTLTHAPPSLAADIEKAALFDFNLTLPIIAAEFLFLMFAMDKLYYSPLGKFMDERDAAIREKLSSVKDTSAEVKQLEAQGNAMMKAARAEISAALNKMKKETQVEVEAKLAEGRKKIEAELQEALASLEKQKEETIAALDSQIAALSDEIVKKVLPVS from the coding sequence ATGGCGAACATGATCATGGCCTCTTCCCGAGCCCTAATCACCGCTTCCATCTCCACCCCCAAACTCAAACCCCAACAATCCCAACCCCAATCCCTCCCCAAAATCTCGCTGCCGAACAAAGCCCAGCACCtcctctccgccgccgccgccgccgcaaccctaaccctaacccacgcGCCGCCGTCTCTGGCGGCGGACATCGAGAAGGCGGCGCTGTTCGACTTCAACCTGACGCTCCCGATCATCGCGGCGGAGTTCCTGTTCCTGATGTTCGCGATGGACAAGCTGTACTACTCGCCGCTGGGGAAATTCATGGACGAGAGGGACGCCGCCATCAGGGAGAAGCTGAGCAGCGTGAAGGACACGTCGGCGGAGGTGAAGCAGCTGGAGGCGCAGGGCAACGCCATGATGAAGGCGGCGAGGGCGGAGATCTCGGCGGCGCTGAACAAGATGAAGAAGGAGAcgcaggtggaggtggaggccAAGCTGGCCGAGGGGAGGAAGAAGATCGAGGCGGAGCTGCAGGAGGCGCTCGCCAGCTTGGAGAAGCAGAAGGAGGAGACCATCGCCGCGCTCGATTCGCAGATCGCGGCGCTCAGCGATGAGATTGTCAAGAAAGTTCTTCCCGTTTCTTGA
- the LOC130995273 gene encoding uncharacterized protein LOC130995273 isoform X1: MSPEMKVKGIALKIRLFPESARREPPPPPRRCSDGSLLSEDEQGNSNRSVVEDSRSRSYYFRRCKRVRPTNIESLPSELLSDILVRLPADHLYDRVRLVCRRWYHIIHSYDFVNTQIQHSTYGLLLCCIGVWGGHHPILITATQGGRIETSEFTYLDRGRFLNSCNGLCLEVHSIHRYPYIINPATKQAFMIPTIPNAVTHARRFGMAFAPRSMKYKLTTLYRRFKQRHLAILTFGVDKSWRDVALDSFRERNQVFNILSNSPLVTEGFIHWTCRYRGIVLTLDIETEILTKSIIPSFSLGEHNVYYLSTGRFVSAMIGNGDFTWYVWGMKSESGEWRKLLPAIRLGSQKRWLQQFASTRVYQVLEPFGWVKYPEVLAFRFSGGSHTCIFYNLDTHEINATEFPYSAAYIGFVHKNSLEWLS, encoded by the exons ATGTCACCTGAAATGAAAGTAAAGGGCATTGCGCTTAAAATTCGTTTATTTCCAGAATCGGCCCGCCGCGAGCCGCCACCGCCTCCCCGCCGCTGCAGCGATGGAAGCTTGCTTAGTGAAGACGAACAAGGAAATTCAAATAGATCG GTGGTCGAGGACTCTAGAAGTCGGTCTTATTATTTCAGGAGGTGTAAAAGGGTGAGGCCAACGAACATAGAGTCCCTCCCCAGCGAGCTCTTATCCGACATCCTCGTGCGTCTGCCAGCTGATCATCTCTACGATAGAGTAAGGCTTGTGTGCCGCAGGTGGTACCACATTATCCATTCTTATGATTTTGTCAACACACAAATTCAGCATTCTACATATGGACTTCTTCTCTGCTGCATTGGTGTGTGGGGCGGTCATCATCCAATTCTCATCACTGCAACACAAGGCGGCCGAATTGAGACATCTGAGTTCACTTACTTAGACAGAGGCAGATTTCTAAACAGTTGCAATGGTTTGTGCTTAGAGGTACACAGCATTCATAGATATCCATACATTATAAATCCTGCAACAAAGCAAGCATTCATGATCCCTACAATACCTAACGCTGTAACACATGCTAGGCGATTTGGTATGGCATTTGCTCCACGTTCCATGAAGTATAAATTGACTACATTGTATCGGAGGTTCAAGCAGCGTCATCTCGCCATACTGACTTTTGGAGTCGATAAGTCTTGGAGAGATGTTGCGCTTGACAGTTTTCGTGAAAGGAATCAAGTGTTTAATATTTTGTCTAATTCTCCGTTGGTTACAGAAGGTTTCATACATTGGACGTGTAGATATCGGGGAATCGTTTTGACATTGGATATTGAGACTGAGATCCTTACGAAGAGTATAATCCCTTCTTTTTCTTTGGGGGAACATAATGTGTATTATCTGTCAACGGGGAGGTTCGTATCAGCGATGATTGGCAATGGAGATTTCACGTGGTATGTTTGGGGGATGAAATCAGAAAGCGGTGAATGGAGGAAGCTGCTTCCCGCCATTAGGTTGGGATCTCAAAAGCGGTGGCTTCAACAGTTTGCTTCAACACGTGTATATCAAGTCTTGGAGCCATTTGGTTGGGTTAAATACCCTGAGGTTCTGGCCTTTCGTTTTAGTGGTGGGAGTCACACTTGTATTTTCTACAATCTTGATACGCATGAAATCAACGCGACTGAATTTCCATACTCCGCTGCATACATTGGGTTTGTGCATAAGAATAGCCTGGAATGGTTAAGTTAA
- the LOC130995275 gene encoding GDT1-like protein 1, chloroplastic — MDYTLSGARLTTFPWSSLADPTFNFFFPPLFHSRKSFAGKSSSHSSRVSPFTISASDKEFKPRKEKCYSFSSKICTSPGKFTFQHKPRKKHGTLLNHGDEDAPSFSFLKILLTSGFFTFLTTQQALAASDVASTFPFLGDAGDLSTGFASAFLLIFFSELGDKTFFIAALLAARNSAAVTFIGTFGALAVMTVISVVLGRTFHYVDDILPFRLGNADLPLDDLAAVCLLVYFGVSSLLDASTGDGLKAEEQKEAELAVSELSGSGAGILSAANTVFSTFVLVFVAEWGDKSFFSTIALAAASSPLGVIAGALAGHGVATLLAVLGGSFLGTYLSEKTIAYIGGTLFLVFAAVTLVEIVS; from the exons ATGGACTACACTCTATCTGGGGCTCGCTTGACTACCTTCCCATGGAGCTCTCTTGCTGATCCCACCTTCAATTTCTTCTTCCCTCCACTTTTCCATTCAA GGAAGAGTTTTGCCGGGAAGTCGTCTTCACACAGTTCTCGGGTCTCACCTTTCACGATTTCTGCATCAGATAAG GAATTTAAGCCAAGGAAGGAGAAATGTTACAGCTTTAGCAGTAAAATCTGTACCTCTCCTGGAAAATTTACATTTCAGCACAAGCCAAGGAAGAAACATGGCACGTTGTTAAACCATGGAGACGAAGATGCTCCATCGTTTAGTTTCTTGAAGATTCTACTGACTTCTGGGTTTTTCACCTTCCTAACTACGCAGCAAGCCCTTGCAGCTTCAGACGTTGCTAGCACGTTTCCGTTTTTAGGGGATGCTGGCGATTTAAGCACAGGTTTTGCTTCA GCCTTCTTGCTCATATTTTTTTCAGAACTTGGGGATAAAACCTTCTTTATCGcg GCCCTTCTAGCAGCAAGAAACTCTGCTGCTGTCACTTTCATCGGGACTTTTGGTGCACTCGC GGTTATGACAGTTATATCGGTTGTTCTTGGACGAACTTTTCACTACGTTGACGACATCCTTCCATTCAG GCTTGGAAATGCTGATTTGCCTCTTGATGATCTTGCTGCAGTTTGCTTGCTG GTATATTTTGGTGTTTCATCGTTGCTCGATGCTTCAACGGGTGATGGCCTCAAAGCAGAAGAACAGAAAGAG GCAGAATTGGCTGTTTCCGAGCTCTCGGGATCCGGTGCAGGCATACTCTCCGCTGCTAACACTGTCTTCAGCACGTTCGTGCTCGTTTTCGTGGCCGAGTGGGGTGACAAATCTTTCTTCTCCACAATAG CGCTTGCCGCGGCCTCATCACCCCTCGGAGTCATTGCGGGGGCACTAGCTGGTCATGGAGTGGCAACATTG CTTGCTGTTCTAGGGGGCTCTTTCTTGGGAACCTACCTCTCCGAGAAG ACTATTGCGTACATCGGCGGCACGCTCTTCCTCGTCTTCGCAGCAGTGACGCTAGTTGAGATCGTGAGCTAG
- the LOC130995274 gene encoding uncharacterized protein LOC130995274, whose translation MREDPQSPTHISSSYGASKDENPHYLRASIGSCHDLCKFRKQHSIETKARKPIRFVFIYVLVGLLYSLDHVLSQSIMYLISVGCLCRFEHAPLHVLVIRRTSLTLIQDLLKDGDEGLKIVGHFSDLYSLTKDRKICSNNDPICIAIARQM comes from the exons ATGAGG GAAGATCCTCAGAGTCCAACACACATTTCTTCTTCTTATGGAGCTAGTAAAGATGAAAATCCTCATTATCTCAGAGCATCTATTGGCTCTTGCCATGATTTATGTAAATTTCGAAAACAACATTCAATTGAAACTAAAGCAAGGAAGCCCATTCGATTTgtgtttatttatgttttggtgGGATTGTTGTATTCACTCGATCATGTTTTAAGTCAGTCTATAATGTATTTGATATCGGTGGGATGTCTGTGTCGATTTGAGCATGCGCCGCTTCATGTACTCGTCATTCGCCGGACTTCTTTAACTCT GATTCAAGATTTGTTGAAGGATGGTGATGAGGGGTTGAAGATTGTAGGCCATTTTTCTGATCTCTATTCACTCACAAAGGATAGGAAAATTTGTAGCAACAATGATCCAATCTGTATAGCTATAGCTAGGCAAATGTAG
- the LOC130995273 gene encoding uncharacterized protein LOC130995273 isoform X2, whose amino-acid sequence MSPEMKVKGIALKIRLFPESARREPPPPPRRCSDGSLLSEDEQGNSNRSVVEDSRSRSYYFRRCKRVRPTNIESLPSELLSDILVRLPADHLYDRVRLVCRRWYHIIHSYDFVNTQIQHSTYGLLLCCIGVWGGHHPILITATQGGRIETSEFTYLDRGRFLNSCNGLCLEAIWYGICSTFHEV is encoded by the exons ATGTCACCTGAAATGAAAGTAAAGGGCATTGCGCTTAAAATTCGTTTATTTCCAGAATCGGCCCGCCGCGAGCCGCCACCGCCTCCCCGCCGCTGCAGCGATGGAAGCTTGCTTAGTGAAGACGAACAAGGAAATTCAAATAGATCG GTGGTCGAGGACTCTAGAAGTCGGTCTTATTATTTCAGGAGGTGTAAAAGGGTGAGGCCAACGAACATAGAGTCCCTCCCCAGCGAGCTCTTATCCGACATCCTCGTGCGTCTGCCAGCTGATCATCTCTACGATAGAGTAAGGCTTGTGTGCCGCAGGTGGTACCACATTATCCATTCTTATGATTTTGTCAACACACAAATTCAGCATTCTACATATGGACTTCTTCTCTGCTGCATTGGTGTGTGGGGCGGTCATCATCCAATTCTCATCACTGCAACACAAGGCGGCCGAATTGAGACATCTGAGTTCACTTACTTAGACAGAGGCAGATTTCTAAACAGTTGCAATGGTTTGTGCTTAGAG GCGATTTGGTATGGCATTTGCTCCACGTTCCATGAAGTATAA
- the LOC130994545 gene encoding uncharacterized protein LOC130994545, with protein sequence MVETLTAFISEFALCPDKEDGWIWKATKDGVFSTKSAYEVIAAARNEPSPMSMFKEELAQVWKTPAPHKAKVIAWRCLRNRLPTCNNLVKRNVPLGIEETWCNACVTSFETAEHLFLHCPKVEIVWDKIQQWIDSKIVRSQGIPQHFTSFFCAARGKNSRKFLMALWVCTIWLIWEKRNDSRFEGKAWDTEKLVLEIKGRLWS encoded by the coding sequence atgGTTGAAACACTAACTGCGTTCATTTCAGAATTTGCTCTTTGCCCAGATAAGGAGGACGGCTGGATTTGGAAGGCGACAAAGGACGGGGTTTTTTCAACCAAGTCGGCGTATGAAGTTATCGCGGCGGCCAGGAATGAGCCTTCTCCGATGTCCATGTTTAAAGAGGAGTTAGCTCAAGTTTGGAAGACACCGGCACCACACAAGGCAAAGGTGATCGCGTGGAGATGCCTGCGAAATAGGTTGCCGACTTGCAATAACCTTGTCAAGAGGAATGTACCACTTGGGATTGAGGAGACGTGGTGTAATGCTTGCGTTACAAGTTTTGAGACGGCGGAGCATCTGTTCTTACATTGTCCAAAGGTGGAGATTGTGTGGGATAAAATACAGCAATGGATTGATAGCAAAATTGTGAGGTCCCAAGGTATTCCTCAACACTTCACCTCGTTTTTTTGTGCTGCAAGAGGAAAGAACAGCAGGAAATTTCTCATGGCATTGTGGGTGTGCACAATTTGGCTAATttgggaaaaaagaaatgaCAGCAGGTTTGAAGGAAAGGCTTGGGATACTGAGAAGTTAGTTCTTGAAATTAAAGGAAGACTTTGGAGCTGA